In Rhinolophus sinicus isolate RSC01 chromosome X, ASM3656204v1, whole genome shotgun sequence, a single genomic region encodes these proteins:
- the TMSB4X gene encoding thymosin beta-4, giving the protein MSDKPDMAEIEKFDKSKLKKTETQEKNPLPSKETIEQEKQAGES; this is encoded by the exons ATGTCTGACAAACCCGATATGGCTGAGATTGAGAAATTCGATAAGtcgaaattgaagaagacagaaacgCAAGAGAAAAATCCACTGCCTTCAAAAGAAA CGATTGAACAGGAGAAGCAAGCAGGCGAATCGTAA